In the Ruminococcus sp. OA3 genome, one interval contains:
- a CDS encoding AAA family ATPase, with the protein MAHVIAMAGKGGVGKTTLTGLLIQELCREKKGPVLAVDADANSNLNEVLGVEVDYTLGDIREEVAQAEMAVKSPIPPSMSKADYTEIKFNSALIEEDDFDMLVMGRTQGKGCYCFVNGLLQAQLAKLQNHYPYIVVDNEAGMEHISRGILPSMQTAILVSDCSRRGVQAAGRIAELIRECNMKPKTVGLIVNRAPKGELNEGTKEEIEKQGLTLLGIVPQDETVYQYDCDGKPTVELPEDSPVKQAMRDIIKKLDL; encoded by the coding sequence ATGGCACATGTAATTGCAATGGCAGGAAAAGGCGGAGTCGGGAAAACTACACTCACGGGACTTCTGATCCAGGAACTCTGCAGAGAGAAAAAGGGTCCGGTCCTTGCGGTTGACGCTGACGCTAATTCTAATCTGAATGAGGTTCTCGGAGTGGAAGTGGATTATACACTTGGAGATATCAGGGAAGAAGTTGCACAGGCTGAAATGGCAGTGAAAAGTCCGATACCTCCGAGTATGAGTAAGGCGGATTATACAGAGATCAAATTCAACTCTGCTCTGATCGAGGAGGATGATTTTGATATGCTGGTCATGGGAAGAACGCAGGGAAAAGGCTGCTACTGCTTTGTGAATGGCCTTCTGCAGGCACAGCTTGCAAAGCTGCAGAATCACTATCCGTATATTGTTGTTGATAATGAAGCAGGAATGGAACATATCAGCCGCGGTATCCTGCCGAGTATGCAGACGGCCATTCTGGTAAGCGACTGTTCCAGAAGAGGCGTGCAGGCGGCTGGCAGAATCGCTGAACTGATCAGGGAATGTAATATGAAGCCGAAGACGGTCGGGCTGATTGTAAACCGGGCGCCTAAAGGAGAATTGAATGAAGGCACGAAAGAAGAGATTGAGAAACAGGGCCTTACTCTTCTGGGAATAGTGCCGCAGGACGAGACCGTTTATCAGTATGACTGTGATGGGAAACCAACGGTTGAACTTCCGGAAGATTCACCGGTCAAGCAGGCGATGAGAGACATTATTAAAAAACTTGATTTGTAA
- a CDS encoding CooT family nickel-binding protein, with protein sequence MCLATVFKESDNTVICKNVSRLDVDGDKIIIRDIMGDERVVEGKILMVDLANSVVKLECN encoded by the coding sequence ATGTGTTTAGCTACTGTTTTTAAAGAAAGTGACAATACAGTGATCTGTAAAAATGTCAGCAGACTTGATGTGGACGGTGACAAGATCATTATTCGGGATATCATGGGCGATGAGCGCGTGGTAGAAGGTAAGATCCTCATGGTGGACCTGGCCAACAGCGTGGTAAAGCTTGAATGTAACTGA
- the der gene encoding ribosome biogenesis GTPase Der — MSKPIVAIVGRPNVGKSTLFNSLAGENISIVKDTPGVTRDRIYADVDWLNFHFTLIDTGGIEPESSDIILSQMREQAQIAIDTADVIIFITDVRQGLVDSDAKVADMLRRSAKPVVLAVNKVDNFDKYMMDVYEFYNLGIGDPMPISAASKLGIGDLLDVVTQYFDKESLKEEEDDIPHIAIVGKPNVGKSSIVNKLLGQNRVIVSDVAGTTRDAIDTSVIWNKREYIFIDTAGLRRKNKIREELERYSIIRTVTAVERADVVIVVIDAQEGVTEQDAKIAGIAHERGKGIIIAVNKWDAIEKDDKTIYKYTNKVREVLAYMPYAELMFISAETGQRLPKLFETIDMVLENQTLRVQTGVLNEIMTEAVALQQPPSDKGKRLKLYYITQVSVKPPTFVIFVNDKELMHFSYTRYLENRIRDAFGFRGTSLKFIIRERKNKE; from the coding sequence ATGAGCAAACCGATTGTAGCAATTGTGGGCAGGCCGAATGTGGGGAAATCAACCCTGTTTAATTCGCTGGCAGGCGAAAATATTTCTATCGTGAAGGATACGCCCGGCGTTACGAGGGACAGGATCTACGCAGATGTGGACTGGCTGAATTTTCATTTCACGCTGATCGATACCGGCGGTATAGAGCCGGAGAGCAGCGATATTATTCTGTCTCAGATGAGGGAACAGGCGCAGATCGCGATTGATACGGCGGATGTGATTATCTTCATCACAGATGTACGCCAGGGACTTGTTGATTCTGACGCAAAAGTGGCAGATATGCTGCGGCGCAGTGCAAAGCCGGTGGTGCTGGCAGTCAATAAGGTGGACAATTTTGATAAATACATGATGGATGTCTATGAGTTCTATAACCTGGGAATCGGGGACCCGATGCCGATCTCTGCAGCATCAAAGCTGGGGATAGGAGATCTTCTGGATGTTGTGACACAGTACTTTGACAAGGAAAGCCTGAAGGAAGAAGAGGATGACATCCCGCATATTGCAATCGTGGGAAAACCAAACGTGGGAAAATCATCCATAGTCAACAAGCTCCTGGGACAGAACCGTGTGATCGTATCAGACGTTGCGGGGACAACAAGGGACGCGATCGATACAAGCGTGATCTGGAACAAAAGAGAGTATATTTTCATTGATACGGCAGGGCTTCGGAGAAAGAATAAAATCAGGGAAGAACTGGAACGTTACAGTATTATCCGGACTGTTACGGCTGTGGAACGGGCGGATGTTGTCATCGTTGTGATCGACGCGCAGGAAGGCGTGACAGAGCAGGATGCAAAAATAGCCGGTATTGCACATGAGCGTGGCAAGGGCATTATCATAGCAGTCAATAAGTGGGATGCTATAGAAAAAGACGATAAAACAATTTATAAGTATACGAACAAGGTAAGAGAAGTTCTGGCTTATATGCCGTATGCGGAACTGATGTTTATCTCTGCCGAGACGGGACAGAGGCTTCCGAAACTGTTTGAAACCATTGATATGGTACTTGAAAATCAGACACTCCGGGTTCAGACCGGTGTGTTGAATGAGATCATGACAGAAGCGGTCGCACTGCAGCAGCCTCCTTCAGATAAAGGAAAACGGCTGAAGCTTTATTATATCACACAGGTTTCTGTGAAACCGCCGACATTTGTGATCTTTGTCAATGATAAGGAACTCATGCATTTTTCATATACGAGATACCTCGAAAACAGAATCAGGGATGCATTTGGATTCCGGGGGACTTCACTAAAATTTATTATCAGAGAACGAAAGAATAAGGAGTAG
- a CDS encoding cobalt transporter, producing the protein MHLVQDENGNSVAHAHGSEHSHCHEHSHECGHSHEHGHECSSCGGDCKNETVALLTYMLQHNEQHAAELEQMAENLKKLGMDDAAKQISEGVSEFQKGNMRLSLALTLVKEQLKEA; encoded by the coding sequence ATGCATTTAGTACAAGATGAAAACGGTAATTCAGTAGCGCATGCCCATGGCAGTGAACATTCTCATTGTCATGAGCATTCTCATGAATGCGGACATTCCCATGAGCACGGACATGAATGTTCTTCCTGCGGCGGTGACTGCAAAAATGAGACAGTTGCGCTTTTAACTTATATGCTGCAGCATAATGAGCAGCACGCTGCAGAGTTGGAACAGATGGCGGAAAATCTGAAAAAGCTGGGGATGGATGACGCAGCAAAACAGATTTCCGAAGGCGTTTCTGAATTTCAGAAAGGAAATATGCGCCTCAGCCTGGCGCTGACACTTGTGAAAGAGCAGTTAAAGGAGGCATAA
- a CDS encoding NAD(P)H-dependent glycerol-3-phosphate dehydrogenase: protein MAKVSVVGAGSWGTALALLLHKNGHEVILWSVIKEEVEMLRMKREHESKLPGVRIPEEVIVTDDLQVTLTDRDLVVLAVPSPFTRSTAHSMKEMVKDGQIIVNVAKGIEENTLMTLSEIIEEEIPQANVAVLSGPSHAEEVGRGLPTTCVVGARTRETAEYIQGLFMCPVFRVYTSPDILGIELGGSLKNVIALAAGIADGLGCGDNTKAALITRGIAEIKRLGIAMGAHAETLTGLSGIGDLIVTCASQHSRNRKAGYLMGQGYTMQEAMDEVKMVVEGVYSAKAALTLSEKYQIDMPIVTEVNKVLFENKKPVDALSELMMRVKKDEAGENLWK, encoded by the coding sequence ATGGCTAAAGTAAGTGTTGTGGGAGCTGGCAGCTGGGGAACAGCCCTGGCGCTGCTGCTGCATAAAAATGGACATGAGGTGATTCTCTGGTCCGTCATCAAAGAAGAAGTAGAAATGCTCCGCATGAAAAGGGAACACGAGAGCAAACTGCCCGGGGTCAGGATCCCGGAGGAGGTTATTGTAACGGATGACCTTCAGGTGACCCTGACAGACAGGGACCTTGTCGTGCTGGCAGTGCCTTCGCCGTTTACACGCAGCACTGCACATTCTATGAAGGAGATGGTAAAGGACGGACAGATTATCGTAAATGTGGCGAAAGGGATTGAAGAAAATACGCTGATGACGCTAAGTGAGATCATTGAGGAAGAGATTCCGCAGGCGAATGTTGCGGTGCTTTCGGGTCCGAGTCATGCGGAGGAAGTGGGAAGAGGACTTCCGACCACGTGTGTCGTTGGTGCCAGGACAAGAGAGACGGCAGAATATATTCAGGGATTATTCATGTGTCCTGTATTCCGTGTGTATACAAGCCCGGATATCCTCGGGATCGAATTGGGCGGTTCCCTGAAAAATGTAATCGCACTTGCGGCGGGCATTGCTGACGGACTGGGCTGTGGAGATAATACAAAAGCGGCACTGATTACCCGCGGCATTGCAGAGATAAAACGCCTCGGAATTGCCATGGGTGCACATGCGGAGACTTTGACCGGGCTTTCCGGGATCGGAGACCTGATCGTGACCTGTGCAAGCCAGCACAGCCGAAACCGCAAGGCGGGATATCTGATGGGACAGGGATACACCATGCAGGAAGCCATGGATGAAGTTAAAATGGTTGTTGAAGGGGTATATTCCGCGAAAGCGGCGCTGACACTGTCAGAGAAATATCAGATAGATATGCCGATCGTAACAGAAGTCAATAAAGTACTGTTTGAGAACAAAAAACCTGTAGATGCACTTTCAGAACTTATGATGCGTGTGAAAAAAGATGAGGCAGGGGAGAATCTCTGGAAATAA
- the plsY gene encoding glycerol-3-phosphate 1-O-acyltransferase PlsY — protein MVRLLCLAIGYLFGLFQTSYIYGRLHGIDIREHGSGNAGTTNALRTLGLKAGLITFAGDCLKCILAVVTVRLLFGQSHAEYIRLLGLYAAAGTILGHNFPCYLKFRGGKGIAATAGLIISFDWRLLIAGIVVFFTTFFITHYVSLGSMLVYVMFMGGTVLLGQLGYFEMEPGYLYEMYAVAAFLTAMAVYRHRANIVRLVHGNENKTYLSSKHKK, from the coding sequence ATGGTACGGTTATTATGTCTGGCGATAGGCTATCTGTTTGGGTTGTTTCAGACGTCTTATATTTATGGAAGGCTGCACGGAATTGATATCCGGGAACATGGAAGCGGCAATGCCGGTACGACGAATGCGCTGCGTACGCTTGGCCTGAAGGCGGGACTGATCACCTTCGCCGGAGACTGTCTGAAGTGTATACTGGCTGTAGTGACTGTAAGGCTGCTGTTTGGGCAAAGCCATGCAGAGTATATTCGTTTGCTGGGGCTTTATGCAGCTGCGGGAACGATACTGGGACATAATTTTCCGTGCTATCTGAAATTTCGCGGGGGAAAGGGAATCGCGGCGACGGCAGGTCTTATCATATCATTTGACTGGAGACTTCTGATCGCCGGGATCGTCGTTTTTTTTACTACGTTTTTCATTACCCACTATGTTTCACTTGGTTCCATGCTGGTGTACGTTATGTTTATGGGCGGAACGGTGCTTCTCGGGCAGCTCGGATACTTTGAGATGGAGCCCGGGTATCTGTATGAAATGTATGCGGTCGCTGCATTTCTGACAGCTATGGCAGTATACCGCCACCGCGCCAATATCGTAAGACTTGTACATGGAAATGAGAATAAAACATATTTAAGCAGCAAGCATAAAAAGTAA
- a CDS encoding aldo/keto reductase yields the protein MTDISCLDLNSGAKMPLLGLGVYKATGEHEVEDAIAAALDIGYRLFDTASAYKNEDGVGRALKDSSIPRKKLFVTTKIWNNAQRIGDIEGAFHRSLERLQLDYVDLYLIHWPVPGCYLETWRQMEKLYAAGKARSIGVSNFDIYQLEELAKISDIVPAVNQIEVHPLWNQSELISYCQSRGIAVQAYAPLARGAYLDRPELVEIALNHGKSVSQVGLRWSVQKNISVIPKSTKKERIEANAQIFDFSLTDDEMRAIDSMDEKFRSASVPPDLL from the coding sequence ATGACTGATATATCATGCCTTGACCTGAACAGCGGAGCCAAAATGCCGCTCCTGGGGCTAGGCGTTTACAAAGCTACAGGGGAACACGAGGTGGAAGATGCCATTGCAGCCGCTCTTGACATCGGATACCGGCTGTTCGATACCGCTTCTGCCTATAAAAATGAAGATGGTGTGGGCCGTGCACTCAAAGACAGTTCCATCCCCAGGAAGAAACTGTTTGTCACCACTAAAATCTGGAATAACGCGCAGCGTATCGGAGATATTGAAGGTGCTTTTCACAGAAGTCTTGAACGTCTTCAGCTGGACTACGTAGATCTGTATCTGATCCACTGGCCGGTACCGGGCTGTTACCTTGAGACCTGGCGGCAGATGGAAAAGCTCTATGCAGCGGGTAAAGCCCGTTCCATCGGAGTCAGCAATTTTGATATTTATCAGCTGGAAGAACTGGCAAAAATTTCTGATATCGTTCCGGCTGTCAATCAGATCGAGGTGCACCCTCTCTGGAACCAGTCAGAACTCATCTCCTACTGCCAGTCCAGGGGAATTGCAGTTCAGGCATATGCGCCTTTAGCACGCGGAGCTTATCTTGATCGTCCGGAACTCGTTGAAATAGCCCTGAATCACGGAAAAAGTGTATCACAGGTCGGCCTGCGCTGGTCTGTCCAGAAAAATATTTCTGTTATTCCAAAATCCACAAAGAAAGAACGCATCGAAGCCAATGCCCAGATTTTTGATTTTTCACTGACCGATGACGAGATGAGGGCTATAGACAGTATGGACGAGAAATTTCGAAGCGCTTCGGTTCCGCCGGATCTTCTTTAA
- a CDS encoding methylenetetrahydrofolate reductase, with the protein MSKRLSEIMEERTILSFEVFPPKTDKGMEKLPDTLNHLYKYNPEYVSCTYGAGGTNVGKNMEVCKLIADADNDTIPVTHFTCIGNTREGVKEQLQNYLDNGVDHMLALRGDLPFGWTGTGGDFAYATDLVAYARKEFGDKFEIAVAGSPEGHIACRSLEADITFLKQKQDNGADYIMTQLCWDMEQFKYWLDAIREAGITMPVDVGIMPILDMAATINMALSRNGCVMPRELCEIISKNWIFPNPFDKEPFDAAADEKKAAFKEAGKEYTIRQIDEYRACGVNGIHLYALNKWEDVSEIIDRSGICTLV; encoded by the coding sequence ATGAGCAAGAGATTAAGTGAAATTATGGAGGAACGGACAATACTGTCATTTGAGGTATTTCCGCCAAAGACAGACAAAGGAATGGAGAAACTGCCGGATACACTGAATCATCTTTACAAATACAATCCGGAATATGTTTCCTGTACATATGGCGCCGGTGGAACAAATGTAGGCAAGAATATGGAAGTCTGCAAATTGATCGCTGACGCTGATAACGATACAATTCCGGTAACTCATTTCACATGTATCGGTAATACCCGTGAAGGAGTTAAGGAACAGCTCCAGAATTACCTGGACAACGGAGTAGACCATATGCTGGCACTGCGCGGTGACCTTCCTTTTGGCTGGACAGGCACAGGCGGTGATTTTGCTTATGCAACAGACCTTGTGGCATATGCCCGCAAAGAATTCGGGGATAAATTTGAGATTGCGGTAGCGGGATCTCCTGAAGGCCATATCGCATGCCGCTCACTGGAAGCGGATATCACATTCCTGAAACAAAAACAGGATAATGGGGCAGACTATATCATGACGCAGCTCTGCTGGGATATGGAACAGTTCAAGTACTGGCTGGATGCGATCCGCGAGGCAGGCATCACGATGCCGGTAGATGTGGGAATCATGCCGATCCTGGATATGGCGGCTACAATCAACATGGCACTTTCACGCAACGGCTGTGTAATGCCGCGTGAACTGTGTGAGATCATTTCAAAGAACTGGATTTTCCCGAATCCGTTTGATAAAGAGCCGTTTGATGCAGCTGCAGACGAAAAGAAGGCTGCATTCAAAGAGGCGGGCAAAGAGTATACGATTCGTCAGATTGATGAGTACCGCGCATGTGGAGTAAACGGTATCCATCTGTATGCACTGAACAAATGGGAAGATGTATCTGAAATTATTGACAGATCCGGTATCTGTACACTGGTCTAA